A genomic window from Enoplosus armatus isolate fEnoArm2 chromosome 20, fEnoArm2.hap1, whole genome shotgun sequence includes:
- the rundc3ab gene encoding RUN domain-containing protein 3A isoform X2, whose protein sequence is MEPGCVQAAMAMGDVSKKASARNVAVERKNLITVCRFSVKTLLEKYTAEPIDDSSEEFINFAAILEHILSHRFKGSGSWFDGQRSYWDYIRLACAKVPNSCISSIESMENISTSRAKGRAWVRVALMEKRLSEYIATALRDSRTTRRFYAEGAIVLREEATVLTGMLIGLGAIDFSFCLKGEALDGKSSAVIDYTPYLKFTQSYEYLSDDDDRQSVDSSTSDDSVPEHPYIPLVTDEESWSTKCRKMEQRFKIVNAQKGYLEELVRLRESQLKNTETENKRLKARLEELQSYSQQEKKELEAIVLELQEQLTNLIPCDSNHLAKNLSIPLVNQWPTLQPYNNQDDVKLYRRRSFPSTELLSVEISLDSDSQRTEGKQNGGAWCTEKDYTPSMMGLCGSLASLPSCKSLASLKSSECLVNISTENSPALSPS, encoded by the exons ATGGAGCCCGGCTGTGTGCAGGCAGCGATGGCCATGGGAGATGTCTCGAAAAAAGCGTCCGCTCGGAACGTGGCGGTGGAGCGAAAAAACCTCATCACCGTCTGCAG GTTTTCAGTAAAGACGCTCTTGGAGAAATACACAGCCGAGCCCATAGATGATTCATCTGAGGAGTTCATCAATTTCGCAGCCATCCTTGAACACATCCTCAGCCACCGTTTCAAAG GCTCTGGCAGCTGGTTTGATGGTCAGAGGAGTTACTGGGACTACATCCGTCTGGCCTGTGCTAAAGTCCCCAACAGCTGCATCAGCAGCATCGAGAGCATGGAAAACATCAGCACGTCACGAGCCAAG GGGCGAGCCTGGGTGAGAGTAGCCCTGATGGAGAAGAGGCTGTCTGAATACATCGCCACTGCTCTGAGGGACAGCAGAACGACCAG GAGGTTCTATGCAGAAGGAGCCATTGTGTTAAGAGAGGAAGCCACGGTCCTAACAGGGATGCTCATAGGTCTTGGAGCCATAGACTTCAG TTTTTGTCTGAAAGGGGAGGCCTTGGATGGGAAATCCTCTGCCGTAATTGACTACACACCGTACTTGAAATTCACACAAAG CTATGAGTACCTGAGCGATGATGACGATCGACAGAGTGTTGACAGCAGCACAAGTGACGACAGCGTCCCTGAACACCCCTACATCCCCCTGGTCACTGACGAGGAGAGCTGGAGCACAAAGTGTCGCAAGATGGAGCAGAGGTTCAAGATCGTCAATGCTCAAAAG GGTTACCTGGAGGAGCTTGTGCGCCTGCGTGAGTCCCAGCTGaagaacacagagacagagaacaagaggTTAAAGGCCcgtctggaggagctgcagagctaCAGCCAACAGGagaagaaggagctggaggccaTAGTCCTGGAGCTTCAGGAGCAGCT GACAAACTTGATTCCATGTGACTCCAACCACCTGGCTAAAAACCTTTCAATCCCTTTGGTGAACCAGTGGCCGACGCTCCAGCCATACAACAACCAAGACGACGTCAAGCTGTACCGCAG GAGGAGTTTCCccagcacagagctgctgtcagtggAGATCAGCCTGGATTCAGACTCCCAGAGGACGGAGGGGAAACAGAATGGAGGAGCCTGGTGCACAG AAAAGGACTACACCCCCTCCATGATGGGCCTATGTGGGTCCTTGGCCTCCCTCCCGAGCTGCAAGTCCCTGGCAAGCCTCAAGTCCAGTGAGTGTCTGGTCAACATCAGCACAGAGAACAGTCCTGCCCTCTCTCCCAGCTAG
- the rundc3ab gene encoding RUN domain-containing protein 3A isoform X1, translated as MEPGCVQAAMAMGDVSKKASARNVAVERKNLITVCRFSVKTLLEKYTAEPIDDSSEEFINFAAILEHILSHRFKVCHALGSGSWFDGQRSYWDYIRLACAKVPNSCISSIESMENISTSRAKGRAWVRVALMEKRLSEYIATALRDSRTTRRFYAEGAIVLREEATVLTGMLIGLGAIDFSFCLKGEALDGKSSAVIDYTPYLKFTQSYEYLSDDDDRQSVDSSTSDDSVPEHPYIPLVTDEESWSTKCRKMEQRFKIVNAQKGYLEELVRLRESQLKNTETENKRLKARLEELQSYSQQEKKELEAIVLELQEQLTNLIPCDSNHLAKNLSIPLVNQWPTLQPYNNQDDVKLYRRRSFPSTELLSVEISLDSDSQRTEGKQNGGAWSPPEKDYTPSMMGLCGSLASLPSCKSLASLKSSECLVNISTENSPALSPS; from the exons ATGGAGCCCGGCTGTGTGCAGGCAGCGATGGCCATGGGAGATGTCTCGAAAAAAGCGTCCGCTCGGAACGTGGCGGTGGAGCGAAAAAACCTCATCACCGTCTGCAG GTTTTCAGTAAAGACGCTCTTGGAGAAATACACAGCCGAGCCCATAGATGATTCATCTGAGGAGTTCATCAATTTCGCAGCCATCCTTGAACACATCCTCAGCCACCGTTTCAAAG TATGTCATGCTCTAGGCTCTGGCAGCTGGTTTGATGGTCAGAGGAGTTACTGGGACTACATCCGTCTGGCCTGTGCTAAAGTCCCCAACAGCTGCATCAGCAGCATCGAGAGCATGGAAAACATCAGCACGTCACGAGCCAAG GGGCGAGCCTGGGTGAGAGTAGCCCTGATGGAGAAGAGGCTGTCTGAATACATCGCCACTGCTCTGAGGGACAGCAGAACGACCAG GAGGTTCTATGCAGAAGGAGCCATTGTGTTAAGAGAGGAAGCCACGGTCCTAACAGGGATGCTCATAGGTCTTGGAGCCATAGACTTCAG TTTTTGTCTGAAAGGGGAGGCCTTGGATGGGAAATCCTCTGCCGTAATTGACTACACACCGTACTTGAAATTCACACAAAG CTATGAGTACCTGAGCGATGATGACGATCGACAGAGTGTTGACAGCAGCACAAGTGACGACAGCGTCCCTGAACACCCCTACATCCCCCTGGTCACTGACGAGGAGAGCTGGAGCACAAAGTGTCGCAAGATGGAGCAGAGGTTCAAGATCGTCAATGCTCAAAAG GGTTACCTGGAGGAGCTTGTGCGCCTGCGTGAGTCCCAGCTGaagaacacagagacagagaacaagaggTTAAAGGCCcgtctggaggagctgcagagctaCAGCCAACAGGagaagaaggagctggaggccaTAGTCCTGGAGCTTCAGGAGCAGCT GACAAACTTGATTCCATGTGACTCCAACCACCTGGCTAAAAACCTTTCAATCCCTTTGGTGAACCAGTGGCCGACGCTCCAGCCATACAACAACCAAGACGACGTCAAGCTGTACCGCAG GAGGAGTTTCCccagcacagagctgctgtcagtggAGATCAGCCTGGATTCAGACTCCCAGAGGACGGAGGGGAAACAGAATGGAGGAGCCTGGT CCCCTCCAGAAAAGGACTACACCCCCTCCATGATGGGCCTATGTGGGTCCTTGGCCTCCCTCCCGAGCTGCAAGTCCCTGGCAAGCCTCAAGTCCAGTGAGTGTCTGGTCAACATCAGCACAGAGAACAGTCCTGCCCTCTCTCCCAGCTAG
- the LOC139303732 gene encoding protein FAM117A-like has protein sequence MSGRSGVGQIRGATLGPQPLKATIPYQLASKPRANRRDGKSAGKAKPHQPSSGMRRTVSLDAIIGPYLQGHWPKEPEGQSSLSRKDKSTQTPGSWSDKSQSRRGSSSHKRSASWGSAEHLREIAKLKQQLQQRSKPAVSGGHDKDCQRDYPQESCSLGATQTQPIPIPLAPLSTLVPRLRCSVEGLNQELEGMFICQPPHPQHRLLEVPDGHRAPVPPQSCSSGSQSDPATTPLSSPSSPPTYISTSPPNSEDAPLDLHQGLADSAEMCLLSPFSSQNVADLSLPLLMSSSPGPNKSCCFQREPPEGCEKVRVWEETSTPHQLKPALISSCPDPNKVNFTPHGGSAFCPVSLLKPLLPSMDLLFRSLAVSPVGSCSSQGTSSCQVSSGSRATPPDPPATSAVMGETSGEGLAF, from the exons ATGTCTGGCCGAAGTGGAGTTGGACAGATCCGGGGAGCTACTTTGGGTCCACAGCCTCTCAAGGCTACTATTCCCTATCAGCTGGCCAGCAAGCCTCGAGCCAACCGGAGGGATGGAAAGTCAG CTGGGAAGGCCAAACCGCACCAGCCGAGCTCTGGCATGAGGCGGACAGTGTCTCTTGACGCCATCATCGGGCCGTACCTGCAGGGACACTGGCCGAAAGAACCCGAGGGCCAGAGCAGCCTGTCTCGCAAGGACAAATCCACCCAG ACTCCAGGCTCATGGTCCGATAAATcccagagcaggagaggaagcagcagccacAAACGCTCGGCATCATGGGGCAGTGCTGAGCATCTGCGAGAG ATTgctaaactaaaacaacagctgcagcagcgcaGCAAACCTGCAGTCTCGGGGGGGCATGACAAAGACTGCCAGCGTGACTATCCTCAGGAGAGCTGTAGCCTAGGAGCTACTCAG ACTCAGCCAATTCCCATTCCCCTTGCTCCCCTGTCTACGCTGGTCCCTCGACTGCGCTGCAGCGTGGAGGGCCTCAACCAGGAGCTGGAAGGCATGTTCATCTGCCAGCCACCGCACCCTCAGCACAGG CTCCTTGAGGTTCCAGACGGTCACCGGGCTCCAGTCCCTccgcagagctgcagcagcggaTCTCAGAGTGACCCTGCCACCACACCCCTGTCCTCACCCAGCTCCCCTCCCACCTACATCTCCACCTCCCCACCCAACTCTGAGGATGCACCTCTGGATCTGCACCAAG GTTTGGCAGACAGCGCAGAGATGTGCCTCCTGTCTCCGTTCTCCTCCCAGAATGTGGCGGacctctccctgcctctgctgATGTCGTCCTCCCCGGGGCCCAACAAAAGTTGCTGCTTCCAGAGAGAGCCTCCAGAGGGCTGCGAAAAGGTCCGAGTGTGGGAGGAAACCAG CACTCCACACCAACTCAAGCCAGCCCTCATCTCCTCCTGCCCAGACCCCAACAAGGTAAACTTCACCCCCCATGGGGGCTCAGCCTTCTGCCCCGTCAGCCTCCTCAAGCCCCTGCTCCCCTCCATGGACCTGTTGTTCCGCAGCCTTGCCGTCTCTCCAGTGGGCAGTTGCTCGAGCCAGGGAACGAGCTCCTGCCAGGTGTCCTCTGGCAGCCGGGCCACTCCTCCAGATCCTCCTGCCACCTCTGCTGTCATGGGAGAAACGTCAGGGGAGGGTCTCGCTTTCTGA
- the pth3r gene encoding parathyroid hormone 3 receptor codes for MLSAQGTGALALFHSVIIVTALIDSDDVITRDEQIYVLIGAHAKCERSIQAEMALVKDGDCVPEWDGIICWPRSRAGQLVSVRCPGYIYDFNHRGRAYRQCDAVGSWEQVPSINRTWANYTECTTYLTSNHRSQEEKVFKRLHLMYTVGYSISLASLMVAVSILCYFKRLHCTRNYIHIHLFTSFICRAVSIFVKDAVLYSISDDSKAEPEFTAQKPHMAGCKVAVTFFLYFLATNHFWILVEGLYLHSLIFMAFLSDKNYLWALTIIGWGVPAVFVSVWVSARASLADTQCWDISAGNLKWIYQVPILAAIVVNFLLFVNIIRVLASKLWETNTGKLDPRQQYRKLLKSTLVLMPLFGVHYMVFMALPYTEVTGLLWQVQMHYEMFFNSSQGFFVAFIYCFCNGEVQAEVKKAWLRRSLTLDLKQKARMTSSGGGGSCYYGGMMSHTTTHSVSLSAANPRALSFTGGVVGSGGAAGGGSGVRPPRHGSLHPQTSLPGYVRGDTETSGPQQKLTVRKPGGTESGVFARHVRASKGHHDSKSQGASPAQSPGAEDPDSFLSLKELETIL; via the exons ATGTTGTCTGCACAGGGAACTGGTGCCTTGGCTCTTTTCCACAGTGTAATAATAGTGACTGCACTG ATAGactctgatgatgtcatcacacGAGACGAGCAGATCTACGTTTTGATTGGTGCTCACGCCAAGTGTGAGAGGAGCATCCAGGCAGAAATGGCCCTGGTCAAAG ACGGTGACTGTGTCCCGGAGTGGGACGGGATCATCTGCTGGCCACGGAGCAGAGCAGGTCAGCTGGTTTCAGTGCGGTGTCCAGGTTACATCTACGACTTCAACCACAGAG GCCGAGCCTACCGTCAGTGTGACGCAGTAGGGAGCTGGGAGCAGGTGCCCAGTATCAACCGCACTTGGGCCAACTACACTGAGTGCACCACGTACTTGACCTCCAACCACAGGAGCCAAGAGGAG aaGGTGTTCAAGAGACTCCATCTCATGTACACTGTTGGCTACTCCATTTCTCTAGCATCACTGATGGTGGCCGTCTCCATCCTCTGCTATTTCAA gCGTCTCCACTGCACACGCAATTACATCCACATTcacctcttcacctccttcatATGTCGAGCAGTCAGCATTTTTGTGAAGGACGCTGTGCTCTACTCCATATCTGATGACAGTAAGGCTGAGCCTGAGTTCACTGCACAGAAGCCCCATATG GCCGGCTGTAAAGTTGCTGTTActttcttcctttatttcctGGCGACCAATCATTTCTGGATCCTGGTGGAGGGGTTGTACCTACATAGTCTCATCTTCATGGCCTTCCTCTCTGACAAGAACTACCTATGGGCCCTCACCATCATCGGCTGGG GTGttccagctgtgtttgtgtccgttTGGGTCAGTGCTCGAGCGTCGCTGGCTGACACACA ATGTTGGGACATCAGTGCAGGAAACCTGAAGTGGATCTATCAAGTTCCCATTCTGGCAGCCATTGTT GTGAatttcctcctcttcgtcaACATAATACGTGTACTGGCCTCTAAACtatgggaaacaaacactggtAAACTGGACCCCCGGCAGCAATACCG GAAGCTGCTCAAGTCCACATTAGTCCTCATGCCCTTGTTTGGAGTTCACTACATGGTGTTCATGGCTCTTCCATACACTGAGGTCACCGGGCTGCTGTGGCAAGTGCAGATGCATTATGAGATGTTCTTCAATTCATCCCAG GGCTTTTTTGTGGCATTTATCTACTGTTTCTGCAATGGGGAG GTGCAGGCAGAGGTAAAGAAGGCGTGGTTAAGACGCAGCCTCACACTGGACCTCAAACAGAAAGCCAGGATGACCAGCAGCGGCGGCGGAGGCAGCTGTTACTATGGCGGCATGATGTCACACACCACCACCCACAGTGTCAGCTTGTCTGCTGCTAATCCCAGAGCTCTTTCCTTCACTGGAGGTGTGGTGGGCTCaggtggagctgctggtggaggctCAGGGGTCAGGCCGCCACGCCACGGCTCTCTCCACCCACAAACCAGCCTGCCCGGATATGTGCGCGGTGATACTGAGACCTCCGGCCCCCAACAGAAGCTGACTGTGCGGAAGCCAGGGGGGACAGAGTCTGGGGTTTTTGCAAGGCATGTCAGAGCCAGCAAGGGACATCATGACTCAAAAAGTCAGGGAGCATCTCCAGCCCAAAGCCCTGGAGCAGAAGATCCAGACAGCTTTTTATCTCTGAAAGAGCTGGAGACCATCTTATGA
- the rundc3ab gene encoding RUN domain-containing protein 3A isoform X3, with amino-acid sequence MGDVSKKASARNVAVERKNLITVCRFSVKTLLEKYTAEPIDDSSEEFINFAAILEHILSHRFKGSGSWFDGQRSYWDYIRLACAKVPNSCISSIESMENISTSRAKGRAWVRVALMEKRLSEYIATALRDSRTTRRFYAEGAIVLREEATVLTGMLIGLGAIDFSFCLKGEALDGKSSAVIDYTPYLKFTQSYEYLSDDDDRQSVDSSTSDDSVPEHPYIPLVTDEESWSTKCRKMEQRFKIVNAQKGYLEELVRLRESQLKNTETENKRLKARLEELQSYSQQEKKELEAIVLELQEQLRSFPSTELLSVEISLDSDSQRTEGKQNGGAWCTEKDYTPSMMGLCGSLASLPSCKSLASLKSSECLVNISTENSPALSPS; translated from the exons ATGGGAGATGTCTCGAAAAAAGCGTCCGCTCGGAACGTGGCGGTGGAGCGAAAAAACCTCATCACCGTCTGCAG GTTTTCAGTAAAGACGCTCTTGGAGAAATACACAGCCGAGCCCATAGATGATTCATCTGAGGAGTTCATCAATTTCGCAGCCATCCTTGAACACATCCTCAGCCACCGTTTCAAAG GCTCTGGCAGCTGGTTTGATGGTCAGAGGAGTTACTGGGACTACATCCGTCTGGCCTGTGCTAAAGTCCCCAACAGCTGCATCAGCAGCATCGAGAGCATGGAAAACATCAGCACGTCACGAGCCAAG GGGCGAGCCTGGGTGAGAGTAGCCCTGATGGAGAAGAGGCTGTCTGAATACATCGCCACTGCTCTGAGGGACAGCAGAACGACCAG GAGGTTCTATGCAGAAGGAGCCATTGTGTTAAGAGAGGAAGCCACGGTCCTAACAGGGATGCTCATAGGTCTTGGAGCCATAGACTTCAG TTTTTGTCTGAAAGGGGAGGCCTTGGATGGGAAATCCTCTGCCGTAATTGACTACACACCGTACTTGAAATTCACACAAAG CTATGAGTACCTGAGCGATGATGACGATCGACAGAGTGTTGACAGCAGCACAAGTGACGACAGCGTCCCTGAACACCCCTACATCCCCCTGGTCACTGACGAGGAGAGCTGGAGCACAAAGTGTCGCAAGATGGAGCAGAGGTTCAAGATCGTCAATGCTCAAAAG GGTTACCTGGAGGAGCTTGTGCGCCTGCGTGAGTCCCAGCTGaagaacacagagacagagaacaagaggTTAAAGGCCcgtctggaggagctgcagagctaCAGCCAACAGGagaagaaggagctggaggccaTAGTCCTGGAGCTTCAGGAGCAGCT GAGGAGTTTCCccagcacagagctgctgtcagtggAGATCAGCCTGGATTCAGACTCCCAGAGGACGGAGGGGAAACAGAATGGAGGAGCCTGGTGCACAG AAAAGGACTACACCCCCTCCATGATGGGCCTATGTGGGTCCTTGGCCTCCCTCCCGAGCTGCAAGTCCCTGGCAAGCCTCAAGTCCAGTGAGTGTCTGGTCAACATCAGCACAGAGAACAGTCCTGCCCTCTCTCCCAGCTAG